In Acidobacteriota bacterium, one DNA window encodes the following:
- a CDS encoding tetratricopeptide repeat protein: MAALALALGCGAGGTAPGLQLPALPDTLEPEAVRIHLTDADHAARANRRSAEAVGALGLAYHADLYYDRAIESYALAEALDPDEWRWTHYRAMAHVSRGDAERAREALVRVVESAPDIAPAWWRLGDVAFKTGRRDEATRAWRRVMELPEPATPPAAATAGHTPLGPLAAYAAFGLARLHLDDSPAQARELLEGATGEAPRFGPAFRLLGDAYAALGRDDDATRARRRAAALPRFAPYVDEFFQTLIDESRSAAFLLQQASTADLTTNGAWREHLVRRALAVDPDNRDALFELATMLRVERRYGEALELLERHRRLFPGDPQVVADIGRCLSALRQYAAAEPLLREAMETLDTSETRYDLALVLDRSGRLDEAVAEYERALDRNPNHVDALINLGIALARQGELVRATRLFERAATVDPEHADAQANLGALYLAEGAREAARQAFEQALEIDPGHAGAAEGLRQLGPR, translated from the coding sequence GTGGCGGCTCTCGCGTTGGCGCTTGGGTGCGGCGCCGGCGGCACCGCCCCCGGCCTGCAGTTGCCGGCCCTGCCCGACACGCTCGAGCCCGAAGCGGTGCGGATCCACCTGACGGACGCTGATCACGCCGCGCGCGCCAACCGGCGCTCAGCCGAAGCCGTCGGCGCCCTCGGGCTCGCCTACCACGCGGACCTGTACTACGACCGGGCGATTGAGAGCTACGCGCTCGCCGAGGCTCTGGATCCGGACGAATGGCGATGGACCCACTACCGCGCAATGGCCCACGTCTCGCGGGGTGACGCCGAACGAGCCCGTGAAGCCCTCGTGCGGGTGGTCGAATCTGCTCCCGATATTGCTCCGGCGTGGTGGCGCCTGGGCGACGTGGCGTTCAAGACCGGCCGCCGAGACGAGGCCACCCGCGCCTGGCGGCGCGTGATGGAGCTTCCCGAACCCGCTACCCCGCCGGCGGCGGCCACGGCTGGGCACACGCCGCTGGGCCCACTGGCGGCCTACGCCGCATTCGGGCTCGCGCGGCTGCACCTTGACGACAGCCCGGCGCAGGCTCGGGAGCTGCTGGAAGGCGCGACCGGAGAGGCGCCGCGGTTCGGGCCGGCGTTCCGGTTGCTCGGCGACGCGTATGCCGCCCTTGGGCGAGACGACGACGCCACTCGCGCTCGACGGCGCGCGGCAGCCCTGCCGCGCTTCGCGCCGTACGTCGACGAGTTCTTCCAGACACTCATCGACGAGTCGCGGAGCGCAGCCTTCCTGCTCCAGCAAGCGTCCACCGCCGATCTGACGACCAACGGCGCCTGGCGTGAGCACCTGGTGCGGCGGGCGCTGGCGGTCGACCCTGACAATCGGGACGCCCTCTTTGAGCTCGCCACCATGCTGCGCGTCGAACGGCGCTACGGAGAGGCGCTGGAGTTGCTGGAGCGCCATCGCCGGCTCTTTCCGGGCGATCCTCAGGTGGTTGCGGACATCGGGAGATGTTTGTCCGCGCTACGGCAGTACGCCGCCGCGGAGCCGCTCCTCCGCGAGGCGATGGAGACTCTGGACACGTCCGAGACACGCTACGACCTGGCCCTGGTACTGGATCGGAGCGGCCGGCTCGACGAAGCGGTCGCCGAGTACGAGCGCGCGCTCGATCGAAACCCGAACCACGTCGACGCATTGATTAACCTCGGTATCGCACTGGCGCGGCAAGGGGAACTCGTTCGGGCGACGCGCCTGTTCGAGCGTGCCGCGACGGTCGATCCGGAGCACGCGGACGCCCAGGCGAATCTGGGTGCCCTCTACCTGGCGGAGGGTGCGCGCGAGGCGGCGCGCCAGGCGTTCGAGCAGGCGCTCGAGATCGATCCCGGCCACGCGGGCGCCG